In Candidatus Aminicenantes bacterium, a single genomic region encodes these proteins:
- a CDS encoding ABC transporter ATP-binding protein — MSAPVPAITVSDLSKNFGHFQAVKGISFTVAPGEIVGFLGPNGAGKTTTIKMITGLLKITSGTVLIGGLDNRKHLAAIKKKLGYMSQKFSLYPLLTAMENIEFFGGISGLAPAELRLHMARMDEQVASAILRQRIQDVPPGIRQKVALFVCLMSEPEIILLDEPTSGVDPEARRLFWNELYGLKKRGKTLLVSTHNLDEAEYCDRIIIIHNGEIVACGEPDELLRQKGKVNIEELFKDAIQEHGQN; from the coding sequence ATGAGCGCGCCCGTTCCGGCCATTACCGTAAGTGATCTGTCCAAAAACTTCGGCCATTTCCAGGCCGTTAAGGGAATTTCCTTTACCGTGGCTCCGGGGGAAATCGTCGGTTTCCTGGGGCCCAACGGCGCCGGCAAAACGACCACCATCAAGATGATCACCGGTCTGCTGAAAATCACCTCCGGAACGGTCTTGATCGGCGGCCTGGACAACCGGAAGCATCTTGCCGCCATAAAGAAAAAACTGGGTTACATGTCGCAAAAATTCTCGCTCTACCCGCTTTTAACGGCTATGGAGAACATCGAATTCTTCGGCGGCATATCCGGCCTGGCGCCCGCTGAACTGAGACTGCATATGGCCCGGATGGACGAGCAGGTCGCCTCTGCTATCCTGAGGCAGAGGATCCAGGATGTTCCGCCCGGCATCCGCCAGAAGGTGGCCTTGTTCGTCTGCCTGATGTCCGAACCGGAGATCATCCTGCTCGACGAGCCGACCTCGGGGGTCGATCCCGAAGCGCGCCGGCTTTTCTGGAACGAGTTATACGGGCTAAAAAAGCGTGGCAAGACCCTGCTGGTTTCCACCCACAACCTGGACGAGGCCGAATACTGCGACCGCATCATCATTATCCACAACGGCGAGATTGTTGCCTGCGGCGAACCGGACGAACTGCTGCGGCAGAAGGGAAAAGTGAATATCGAAGAGCTCTTTAAGGATGCCATCCAAGAACATGGGCAGAATTAA
- a CDS encoding ABC transporter ATP-binding protein, translated as MIRLEHVSKSFAAIKAVDNVTLAVKKAAITILTGADGAGKSTLFKMLVGLVKKDSGAILLNGEDIGSDYSRITSICGFMPERFSLYTDLSVEENLNFFAAVQQVPLPRREELKKRLLERTGMSPFRKRRAGALSGGMKQKLALSTILLSSPELIILDEPTTGVDPLSRIEFFAIIEALKNEGKTIVMSTPYLDEAEKGDNIVFIKNGRVMRQDSIAGLRDSFPARLFRILPRDNIFEVMARISAIPGLEGQVHMRGKFIRYMQAGSENLGRQIPHLEIVEEKPTLEDMYIYYERRQ; from the coding sequence ATGATCCGCCTGGAGCACGTTTCTAAATCATTTGCCGCCATCAAGGCCGTGGACAATGTCACCCTGGCCGTTAAAAAAGCGGCCATCACCATTCTGACCGGGGCTGACGGCGCCGGCAAATCGACCCTTTTCAAGATGCTGGTTGGACTGGTCAAAAAGGATTCCGGGGCGATATTACTGAACGGAGAAGATATTGGCAGCGACTATTCCCGGATCACCTCGATCTGCGGCTTCATGCCCGAAAGGTTTTCTCTCTACACCGACCTGAGCGTGGAGGAGAATCTGAACTTTTTCGCCGCCGTCCAGCAGGTGCCGTTGCCAAGGCGCGAAGAGCTCAAGAAACGCCTGCTGGAAAGGACCGGCATGAGCCCTTTTCGCAAGCGTCGCGCCGGCGCCCTTTCCGGCGGCATGAAGCAAAAGCTGGCCCTGTCGACGATCCTGCTCTCCTCGCCGGAGCTGATCATCCTGGACGAACCGACCACCGGTGTCGATCCCCTGTCGCGCATTGAATTCTTCGCCATCATCGAAGCCCTGAAAAATGAGGGCAAGACGATCGTCATGTCGACCCCGTACCTCGATGAAGCCGAAAAGGGGGACAACATCGTGTTCATCAAGAACGGCCGGGTGATGCGCCAGGATTCGATCGCCGGCTTGCGGGATTCTTTCCCGGCGCGCCTGTTCCGCATCCTGCCGCGCGACAATATTTTTGAAGTGATGGCGCGCATCTCCGCCATACCCGGCCTTGAAGGCCAGGTACATATGCGCGGCAAATTCATCCGCTACATGCAGGCCGGCTCCGAAAACTTGGGCCGCCAGATCCCGCATCTTGAAATAGTGGAGGAAAAACCGACCCTGGAAGACATGTACATTTATTATGAGAGGCGGCAATGA
- a CDS encoding ABC transporter permease, translating to MGRIKAIIFKEFFHIMRDPRSLTMVFLIPLVMIFILGYSVSYDLNRIDAAVIDLSQSRLSKQLVQAFTANRVFVIRTRGTDGQNTLSLAAAEKILRQQGIKEIIVIPADLSRCLAEKKQCSIGLIIDGSDVNIANLVYQYDERIILEFIATMKGAGQLLKINTKIFFNPEARSQFFFIPGLVAVILLMISAMLTSLSVAKERETGSIALLFISPLKSREIIIGKTIPYIIVSLLDGVVILLFARFWFGIPLRGSLAVLLIFALLYIVSGLALGILISASAPTQRTAMLATLLITMLPSFLLSGFIFPLDSLSPVLRAISYIIPATYFLRIIRGVILKGAELKHFLFEGGMLIVLSMVLLAAATKKFNRQRKAAQ from the coding sequence ATGGGCAGAATTAAGGCGATCATTTTCAAGGAATTCTTTCATATCATGCGCGATCCGCGCAGCCTGACCATGGTTTTCTTGATCCCGCTGGTCATGATCTTCATCCTCGGCTACTCGGTCTCGTACGACCTGAACCGCATCGACGCCGCAGTCATCGACCTTTCCCAGAGCCGGCTGTCCAAGCAACTGGTCCAGGCCTTTACCGCCAATCGTGTCTTTGTTATCCGCACTCGCGGCACTGATGGCCAAAACACCTTATCCCTGGCCGCTGCCGAGAAAATACTGCGCCAGCAAGGAATCAAGGAGATCATCGTCATCCCCGCCGATCTCTCCCGCTGCCTGGCTGAAAAAAAGCAGTGCTCCATCGGCCTGATCATCGACGGCAGCGATGTCAATATTGCCAACCTGGTCTACCAGTACGATGAAAGAATCATCCTGGAATTCATCGCCACCATGAAAGGCGCCGGGCAGCTGCTCAAGATCAACACCAAGATCTTCTTCAATCCCGAAGCCAGGAGCCAGTTTTTCTTCATCCCCGGGCTCGTCGCCGTCATTCTGTTGATGATTTCGGCCATGCTCACCTCGTTGAGCGTTGCCAAGGAGAGGGAAACAGGCTCCATTGCCCTGCTTTTCATCTCACCGCTGAAATCTCGGGAGATCATCATCGGCAAGACCATTCCCTACATTATTGTCTCCCTGCTTGACGGCGTGGTCATCCTGCTCTTTGCCCGCTTCTGGTTCGGTATTCCCCTGCGTGGCAGCCTGGCGGTCCTGCTGATCTTCGCCCTGCTCTACATCGTCTCCGGCCTTGCTTTGGGCATCCTGATCTCGGCATCGGCGCCGACTCAACGGACAGCCATGCTGGCTACGCTGCTGATAACCATGCTGCCGTCGTTTCTCCTTTCCGGCTTCATTTTTCCCCTCGATTCACTCAGCCCGGTTTTGCGGGCGATATCCTACATCATCCCCGCCACTTACTTTCTGCGCATCATCCGCGGCGTGATCCTCAAAGGAGCGGAATTGAAGCATTTCCTTTTTGAAGGCGGCATGCTAATAGTGCTCAGCATGGTCCTGCTGGCTGCAGCCACTAAGAAATTCAACCGGCAAAGGAAGGCTGCGCAATGA